ATGCTAATATTATTTCCATTTATATCTATAAGTTGCCCTAATGGTTGTCTTAGTTTTTCCTCTTTCTTAAGCCTGTACCTATGATACCCAAAGCAAATCCACATTAAAATAACAATGATTGTTGCAATCCCTAGAAAAACACGTAACATACTTTTAGTTTCCTTCCCTTTTTTCATTATCTATACATACCCCTCTTGAAATAAAAACGGCAATACAAATAATTATTACCTTACATATCAGTGAAATAATCAGATTTCCGCCAACTGATATTTGCGATAATGTATTAATCAATGCATGTGTCATCACACATATCCATAAACTCTTTGTTTTTTTGTATAGTGCAGATAAAATAAAACAATTTATCAAAAGTCCAAGTAAAAAGCTCCCGACCCGAACAAATTGTATTGATCCTTCAATATAAAAATAAAAAATATGCCATATTCCCCAAAAAACAAATGTCATGCATGTCGAAACCACATAATTATGCTGTTCCTCAACAATAGGTTGAAAAGTGTATCTCCAGCCTACCTCCTCAATCCCACCAAACAAAATAGCTTTTACAAATAATACCACCGGTATGTACCAATAGCTAACCTGAAACGTTCCACCCATTAGCATATAACAAAACTCTATACCTAAAAACATGAACACAAGCAAATAGCTAAAGACAGGCTGCTTTATGTTTATAAAATCAATTACGATCTTCTTGAAACTTATTTTCCGATAGCGAGTTGTGACAATACTCCCCCACATTGCAGAAGATATTCCACCAATCCCAATTGCTATCATTCCGGTTCCCGTTGTATAATCAATGACAATCCTCATCCTACGCAATAAGCAGACAATAGCTGCTATAACCATTATTTGACCTATGGTTCCAGTTAAATATAATCTAATTGCATTTTTCCTATCCACAGATTATCAATATCCTTTTTTACTTAAAATGTGCATAGGCGCTTGCGAAACGCCAAAAGCCGCATAAATACGGCTTTTTTTGTTGTTAAAATAAAATATCTCCTCAAGGTTTATGGTGAAATAGAGTTGTGAGAAACTATCAACCAATCCACCTAAAGGAGATATACCTACATGATAACACATAAACAGCTCTCTTGGGCAGAAGTTTTTGAAGATTGCCAAAATAAATTCGACAACGACAAATACCAGTTCCTTTCTCTTCTTGATGAAGCCATTAACCTTGATGAAATTGTTCCTGTTTCTTTTGTTACTCATTTTCATGCTTCAACCGGAAGACCTCGTAAGCACCAGCT
This genomic window from Roseburia sp. 831b contains:
- a CDS encoding CPBP family intramembrane glutamic endopeptidase produces the protein MDRKNAIRLYLTGTIGQIMVIAAIVCLLRRMRIVIDYTTGTGMIAIGIGGISSAMWGSIVTTRYRKISFKKIVIDFINIKQPVFSYLLVFMFLGIEFCYMLMGGTFQVSYWYIPVVLFVKAILFGGIEEVGWRYTFQPIVEEQHNYVVSTCMTFVFWGIWHIFYFYIEGSIQFVRVGSFLLGLLINCFILSALYKKTKSLWICVMTHALINTLSQISVGGNLIISLICKVIIICIAVFISRGVCIDNEKREGN